AATGAACCTAGGTGAAGCAGGTTTATTGGATTACGTAGAGTTCCGAGGTGGTGATGCTTTAAAAACTTTAAAAGAAGACATTCCAGAACTTGATATGGTTTTCTTAGACGGTCCTAAAGATATGTACCTAGATGTTTTAAAACTACTAGAACCGAAAATTAAATCCTCGGGAATCGTCGCTGCCGATAATACCAATCACAAGGGCTTAGAAAATTTCTTAGAACACGTCAGAAGTTTTGCCAACGGTTATGTTTCTTCACCGATTGTGACGCAAAAAAATGGAAATAATAGTGGACATGAAGTTTCCATAAAAATTTAAAAATAAAGTTAAAAAAGGCAGACGAAAAATCTGCCTTTACCCTCTGAGAACAGACCTTAGTCAGCATTTAAATATCTGAATATTCTCTTAAAAAATTTGCTTTTTTTCGTGAATTCTAATTAAAGCGCCAACCAACCTGACAATTTCAAAAACATTTCTCTGAGCATTACACGCATACAAGAAATTATACCATTGGACCGTATGTTATTCGGCAGCTTTAGCCGATAACGGAGAGATGAGAAAAATAAACCAAAAAATCATCGCTCCAATCGCTGGTCTAATGTTTGTTTTGTCCGTTTCAGCCTGTGCCCCTGCTTCTGACACAATAGAAAGCACGAACCTTAATAACAACCTTCCAACTGATGGCAACGACACGTCTTCGGCCCCAGTCACAGAACCCACCACTCCAACAGATCCTGATCTGAACGTGAGCCACAGTGCTATGAAATTTCACGCCTTCGGTGACATGAACGTGAACGTAAACGGGGATTATAGCAGCCACACCCCGGCCACAGTTAAAAGCATGATCGCCCGGGATCCTGCAGTCATTCTTGGCATGGGTGACTACATCGACGGGGAAAAAAGCTCTTTATCCGATAGCACCTATACAAGAATGTGGAGTGTCTTTACGAAAAAAGTTTCTTCACTTATGGATACGGCCCACGTGCCCTTTGCGCCAACGCCAGGGAATCATGACGCCTACTATGCGCAAGAAAGAAAGATCTATAGCCAACACTGGAAGAAGAATACTCCGAACGTGCAATACGTAGATGATAGCAACTATCCGTTCTATTATTCATTCCTTCGCGAAGATGTATTCTTTGTTTCTTTAGATGACGCAAACTATGCAAAACTGAAAAACCGCACGGAACAGCTAAACTGGCTAAAAAAACAACTGACATCAGATACGGCAAAAAAAGCGCGCGCGCGCGTGGTGTATGGGCATATCCCGCTTTATTCCATCGTCAGTTCTAAGGCTAATAGCTCCACCGTTTATCAAAATGGGGTGTTGTCGGGGGAAAGAAAAACCAATGGTTCGTTCACACTTGAAGCAATGCTTTTAGAAAACAAAGTCGATCTTGTTCTTTTTGGTCATTCCCACGGTTTTTATTCTGGTCACTATACTTATCCAGATGGCAAGAAGCTTCGTGTGGTTTCCTTACCTTGCGCAGGGGGATCACAAAGATATATCGTTGGAACAAGCATTAAAACTCCCCATGGATTCGTTGAGGTTTCCATTGCAGAGACAAATGAATTAAAAGTTCGTTACTTTAATTCTGCAGGGACTGAACAAAACCTTAGTTCTTTGCCAAGCTCCATTACTTTGGATTCAAAAAACCGCGTTATTTACAAGCGCTGATTTTTCAGCAATGTAATTGGTTTAAATCTGATTAAAAGAATAAGGGTTATCTTCTAACTGGAGATAACCCTTATGTTTACTGGAACCCTACATAAAACTTTAAGTCTGTATTTGGCTCTGTCACTTTCACCCGGTATTACACAGGCCGCTTTAAACCCCGCTGATGAAAGCATCGCACTAAAGGCCTATAACTTTATCGTTCCTGGTAAACGCCATGAAGAGCGGTGTTTGATCTTAAAACCTCTTCCAGGAATGCCACAAAAGGTGACTAAGGATGAAGAAGATCTATGCCGCGCAAATTTATATAACTCAGTAAGTACCAATCCCGCGCCAAAAACTTATTATAGTTGTCCTAAAGTTCACAATACTTCAATAGCCATTGAGTCTTATAAAATTCCAAAGGGCATGGGCGAGATTGAATTTCAAAAAACGGTTTGCCCCTTATCAAAAGCCGGAAAAACGAAATTAAAAGACGCCAAAGATTATCCAGATAAAGAAGTGAAGTTTAAGTTTTCATCGCCCGGGGTTTCTAGTGGCAGTATGTTCGGCTATTATCACGTATCTAATTATCTAAAAGCCGTAGATATTCCAGCATCGGTCTTACGCACAGTGGATACAGACACCGTGTTAGAACACTCTTTAGCGGGCCGGTACCTGTCGGCTGTATTTAAGAACAGTTATCTTTATAGATTTTATGATATGCAGACGTCTTTGCTATTAAATCTTAAGCACGGGTCGCTTTCGCAAATTCCTTCAGAGTATTTAGGCGCAAGCCACGGGTTAGGGATCATTCCAGCTTCCTTTTATAATTCCACCACCCGCAAGCTTGTGTCCGCGCCCAGTTATTATCAAAATCGTCAGCTGACTGACGATAGGCTGACGATCTATGGACCGCTGTCAGAAAATCCTTCTAACGAGGCTAGCTATTCTGAGATCTCTGGCACAAAACCTGCGAAGACTAGAATTGAAAAATTTAAAACTAGCAGCGTTCATTATCCGGCCCTGAAAGATTTTAGACCCATTGAGCAAATCCTTGGCAGTCGTGATCTAGCGGTCGCAGGACAAAAGATGATGGGTATGCAGGATACTTCAAGCATGTTGATCTTAGACTTCTTATTTGAAAATCCAGATCGCATCGGCAATATTCATTATAAGAAAAAATACTTTTATAGAACATCTGCTGGCAAAGTGCGCGATATTTCGCAAAAGAAATTCCAAGAACTTTCTGCCAAAGATTTGACGACACTGACTCCAGAGGAACAAGAAACGCTAAAAGCCATCCAGCAAACAGGTGTAGAACTTAAAGTAATGCTTCTGAAAGACAATGATGGTGGATTTGATTCTAATCCTTTCAAAAAGCACCAGGTCATTGTTGATGTAAAAAGAAGTGCGGCTAGTTACGACTCTTGGAAGGACAATGCCGATATCTTTTTAAATGCTTCTATGGTTGTTCGTCACTTTAATCCAGATGTGTATAAGGGCTTAGTGAATCTGCATGGATATGTCTTTAGTGCGCAAACCAAGGACGCTGCTAAGGCCTATTTCACTAAGGGGCTGCAAATGACTGAAGGGGAATATAAAGACTTCTCTAATAACGTATTAAGTATTTATAGAGCGCTTTATACGAACTGTAAAAAGAATCAGCTTTTCTTAGATCTTGATACGAAGAACTACTTTTCGGCGAATTATAAACCGATTCTGACGACAACGCCGGGAGTCTGTGAAGGTCAATTTTAAAGAACACTAAATCTAAAAAAAAAGAAAAGGCTCCTCAAGGAGCCTTTTTATTATCTGCAAGTCTCAATAACCTTTTCCTCGGTTTTAATCGGACGCTCTTTTCGGTAATCAGACCACTCATAAGTATATTGAGTGTAGGTCAAAGGAAGTTGCACAGTTTGTCTTTCATAACCAATGCAACGGGGGCGAGTTGAGTCGCTGCGGTTCCATTTCACGCACACATCTTTTTGTGTATACATCGATTTATCTTCATAGTGTGCTGGCACGGTTGTGACCTTACGACCAATGCAGATCTCTTTAGGATATTTTGAATCGGTATAATCCATGCGACGTTCGCGGCAAGTTTCAACCGTGTGTTTGGGAATATAAACGCGGAAAAAATAGTTCACTTTATCTACGCAGATTTGTGCGCTTGTTACGATTCCCGCTTTAGGAACGTAAGGGTTTGAAGTGCGGTTCACGTAACTTTCTTTATAAGCGTGCGCAAACATAGGTAGCGCTAAAACCAGAGCCAATAGTATTTTCATCGTAGTCTCCTTTTTTATACGTTTTGATTTTTATCTAGAATTTTTAGAAGGAGCAATTTTAGAGCAGCGCAAATTTTGCTTTGTAGATTACATCCTCATCAAACATGTACCGTGATGTTCCGCAGACCTGTGTTGATATGCATGGATACATATTGCGCAAACTCAAGTTTTTCCGAAGACTAAAGTCTCAACCATTAACCACTGAGGGTTTAAAATGAAACGAATTTTTATGGCTGTTATTTTGTCTTTAGGTTTTTCCTTTGCGGCGCACGCCTTTGAAGGTGAAGAAGCTTTCTTGTTCGGGCAAGTGCAACAACAAGAAGTGAATTATTCTTCTGCTGAAGCAGAGCCAGTTGACATGGAGATCAACGCTTCATCACGCTACTGCTGTATCAGAAGTCACGGCGGCGGATACTGTGACATGGGTGAATATAAAAGACTGAGTGCTCCTTGCAAATGTTACGTTGGTAACAATGTGTCTTACGGTCACGTCTGTCGGTAACATAATTTCACTAAAAGGTCCCTTCACTGGGACCTTTTTTATTGCAGACCTTGCACATACCCGTACCCAATTGAAACAGCGAAAAAGCACTGTTAACTAATTTTTAAACACAGTAAAAATCATACGCACTCAAAACAACTAGGTTCCATAATAACGTGGTCTTTCCTTTGCAATCATATCCTTCAATAAAATAAAAAATTAGATCTGCTTTTCGTTTTCGTATGTTTCTGTAACAGCAAAGATCTACAACTTGAAGGGGATGCGTATGTTTAACCGAAGTTTAGCGATGGCGGCGTTCTTAGGGGTTTCTTACTATGCCGGGTATAAATTAGGACATAGCTATACTGAATCTCAAACTGAGATGGCTTCGTTATCCATTATAGAGATCAAATCAGCTGCCAAAACTGATACTATTTTCGATTCAGTTTTTTATTATAAAGCTACAAACTATGGTGATAAGTACGATATCCATGCTTTCAAAGTAAATGAGGTTTTTAGGAACGATCAAGCCAGCTACTTAAAAGCTGCTGATCTTTATAAAGCCTCTTTCGGCGGAAGCGTGATGGGTCTTCCAGCCGCAAAAAGCTATAATGACTCTTTAGCTTTGGCCCGTAATCATGGTTCTAGTCTTTCATTATCGCAAAAGCTTGCTTACCTTTCTTTTATGGGTTCACGCCTTTCTGAAGGTTATAGCTCAGAAACAAAAAACGAAGATAACATGCAAAAGGTTTTTGCTAATGCCATAGCAAAACAAAAAGAGGGCGGTATCTGCGGCGATATTCATCGCTATCTTTCTGATCACGCTAAAGCATTGGGATTCCAGGATGTGGGTATGCACACGGGGATCTGGCAAAAAGATAAAAAGGGTAAAAACGGTGATGGCCACATGGTTTATCACTTTAGAGATCCGCATTCAGGCGTTTATTTTATTCAAAACTATTCTCAGTTAGTAAATACCGGCGTTAAGACCGTTCAAGAAGCAGTGGATGTATCCACTAGAATCCTGGGGCCAATCTCAGGGGTTTCCCATGTTGAGTCTTCTGCCAAAGCAAATAAATATCACGCCTACTTACCTAAAACTTCGCGTTGGGTGCAAGATAACTTAAAAGGTTTTGCCGAGATTAAAGAAAACGATCCCATCGTGAAACTAAAAGTAAGTAACGAAGGAACGACAGCGGGCCTGCAATTCACGAAAGATTTTGGTGGAACCCAAGCCCGTGGTTTTATCATGCATTCGGATTTTGACACCCAAGACGGTCGTTTTGAAATGAACGCGGTCGGTGTAGCAATGCAAAATCAAGTTTCTAAAGAAGTGGTGAATTCAATCCTCGACGAATATGGAAGCATGAGTAACTTTTATGCTGGTTTCATGCAGATTAAAGCGCCAAGTTTTGATGCGCATATGAATTCTGAAACTAAAACGCGCCATACGGTGGTTTCAGGTACGAAAGCTAAGGGTTACGCTCGTATCAATAAAACTACAGGTCGCATTGAGGTAGAAACCTTCATTAATGATCTGGGGGTTGAAGATAAGGCCACTTCGATTGATA
This is a stretch of genomic DNA from Bdellovibrio reynosensis. It encodes these proteins:
- a CDS encoding metallophosphoesterase family protein, which gives rise to MRKINQKIIAPIAGLMFVLSVSACAPASDTIESTNLNNNLPTDGNDTSSAPVTEPTTPTDPDLNVSHSAMKFHAFGDMNVNVNGDYSSHTPATVKSMIARDPAVILGMGDYIDGEKSSLSDSTYTRMWSVFTKKVSSLMDTAHVPFAPTPGNHDAYYAQERKIYSQHWKKNTPNVQYVDDSNYPFYYSFLREDVFFVSLDDANYAKLKNRTEQLNWLKKQLTSDTAKKARARVVYGHIPLYSIVSSKANSSTVYQNGVLSGERKTNGSFTLEAMLLENKVDLVLFGHSHGFYSGHYTYPDGKKLRVVSLPCAGGSQRYIVGTSIKTPHGFVEVSIAETNELKVRYFNSAGTEQNLSSLPSSITLDSKNRVIYKR